One stretch of Nicotiana tabacum cultivar K326 chromosome 18, ASM71507v2, whole genome shotgun sequence DNA includes these proteins:
- the LOC142172549 gene encoding uncharacterized protein LOC142172549, with protein sequence MHAFSAQIVWEELPERFNKGDGSRTFNLHKKITTLSQGTFSVYVYFSKLKDLWEEFEALVPAPGCDCTKSREFAYALIVSDERQKFVVATTGTLGANLTRQMGRFEAGHNKENCYKIIGYPVDFKNKRRGNVSTSTNVAYNVNLLTKNDTRATNHIVSDISLLKKETVVETGNLKKILLPNGVITVVTHIWSSSISESSMITNVFYVPQFKCNLLSVSKLTKELQCSATFFPDSCVFQELFTRKVKGISKEYDGLYLLYTDTREKEKVVALTAISNETLEAKKIRCNTVA encoded by the exons ATGCATGCATTTAGTGCACAAATAGTCTGGGAAGAACTACCAGAAAGGTTTAACAAAGGGGATGGCTCAAGAACTTTCAATCTACATAAGAAAATAACTACTTTATCACAAGGTACATTTTCAGTTTAcgtgtatttttcaaaattgaaagATCTGTGGGAAGAATTTGAAGCCTTGGTGCCAGCACCTGGATGTGATTGTACAAAATCAAGGGAATTT GCATATGCCTTAATTGTGAGTGATGAGAGACAAAAATTTGTTGTTGCTACTACAGGAACCTTGGGAGCTAACCTAACACGTCAAATGGGACGTTTTGAAGCT GGACATAACAAAGAAAATTGCTACAAGATTATTGGATACCCTGTAGATTTCAAGAACAAAAGAAGAGGAAATGTTAGTACAAGTACAAATGTAGCCTATAATGTCAACCTTCTAACAAAAAATG ATACAAGGGCTACAAATCACATAGTTTCTGATATTAGCTTGTTAAAGAAAGAAACAGTTGTTGAAACAGGAAATCTAAAGAAAATCTTGTTACCTAATGGTGTCATTACAGTAGTCACTCATATATGGTCCAGTTCGATATCAGAAAGCAGCATGATAACAAATGTGTTTTATGTTCCTCAATTCAAATGCAATCTACTGTCAGTTTCTAAACTTACCAAAGAATTACAGTGCTCAGCTACATTCTTTCCTGATTCTTGTGTGTTTCAGGAGCTCTTCACTAGGAAGGTGAAGGGTATTAGTAAGGAATATGATGGACTTTACCTACTATATACTGATACAAGAGAAAAGGAGAAAGTGGTGGCACTAACTGCAATAAGTAATGAGACACTTGAAGCTAAAAAAATCAGATGTAATACTGTGGCATAG